In Haliotis asinina isolate JCU_RB_2024 unplaced genomic scaffold, JCU_Hal_asi_v2 scaffold_17, whole genome shotgun sequence, a single genomic region encodes these proteins:
- the LOC137269866 gene encoding uncharacterized protein: MEDNRQAASISFFKPVIRQLRCNGFYLGSEESRLFKSFMLFWTVVLKSLTLFNAIRYSFIFVGKDKLDGRLTSSLALFFFYSYGAYTSLTLAFVLPKHFGRFQDLLESYIREYGTLPYPKKIKRKVRLFTLLFSVLYVSFMASATAGVNNAFPSLNRHMAPFTEYQGSLPKVLYVLVLSVVSLQLSSTHVLFNTVSFILIMEFRKVSKSLEKDMGNFERIFDPFCQRHKRLSLISDQGNVINTHFAFATYVFGIPMICFLCYGIIRGSLPNDELLFCSANLLTITALMIVVTVLGCVLSETVRL; the protein is encoded by the coding sequence ATGGAAGATAACAGACAAGCTGCATCTATATCGTTTTTCAAACCGGTCATCAGGCAGCTACGGTGTAATGGTTTCTACCTGGGAAGCGAAGAGTCAAGGTTATTCAAGAGTTTTATGCTGTTCTGGACGGTAGTGCTGAAGTCTTTAACATTGTTCAATGCAATAAGGTACAGTTTCATCTTTGTCGGGAAAGACAAACTGGACGGCAGACTGACCTCTTCTCTGGCTCTGTTTTTTTTCTACTCCTATGGAGCATATACATCGCTGACTTTGGCATTTGTCCTACCCAAACATTTTGGACGATTTCAAGACCTTCTCGAGTCGTATATCAGAGAATATGGCACGCTGCCATATCCAAAAAAGATCAAGCGTAAAGTGAGACTATTTACATTATTGTTCAGTGTGTTGTACGTAAGCTTTATGGCCAGTGCAACTGCCGGTGTTAACAATGCGTTCCCATCCCTGAACCGTCACATGGCTCCATTCACTGAATACCAGGGCTCTTTGCCGAAAGTACTATATGTGCTTGTCCTGTCAGTAGTAAGCCTACAGCTCTCCTCGACTCATGTGCTCTTCAACACAGTTTCATTTATTCTTATCATGGAATTCCGGAAAGTGTCCAAAAGCCTGGAAAAAGACATGGGCAACTTTGAACGCATATTTGACCCGTTTTGTCAGAGGCACAAACGCCTGTCGTTGATATCGGATCAAGGGAACGTTATAAACACCCACTTTGCTTTTGCTACATATGTGTTCGGAATACCAATGATCTGTTTTCTTTGCTATGGCATCATCCGAGGATCTTTGCCAAACGACGagttgttgttttgttcagCAAACCTACTGACCATCACAGCTCTAATGATTGTTGTGACTGTCCTGGGATGTGTTCTCAGCGAAACGGTAAGATTATGA